A region of Methanomicrobium sp. W14 DNA encodes the following proteins:
- a CDS encoding NAD(P)/FAD-dependent oxidoreductase, with translation MDICIIGGGLSGLSAAYALRDKSNITVLEKKNKTGGCLSSSKAGKGYIEDFYHHCFSGDTNLFELAESLGIIGELEWLSGSTGYYVNNKIYPLTTPLEILKYPYLSVKDKIKLGILTLHSKKYDVNGLDDISAKDFIVEKCGISVYESFFEPLLNSKFGDIRGSVSAAWLISRIAIRSDRKISGEKLGYFRNGYNSLTEKLTQKLKDSGCIIETGNAAEKIIHTDSGWEVNGTHYDAVLSTINPSYLEDIGGPKIGDIPYQGAACMTIGLKREVTEGIYWLNMKDKAPYGAVIGHTNFVPQERYNEHIVYLASYFTGIPPEGLEKAMIDDFSSRFKVRRDEINWYRLNIDESAGPVYVKGYKKLIPEYEKDDLFLAGMFSLPNYPERSMEGSIVAGKHAASEIIRKYNL, from the coding sequence ATGGATATCTGCATAATAGGTGGTGGACTAAGCGGCCTGTCTGCGGCATACGCTCTCAGGGATAAATCAAACATAACTGTTCTTGAAAAAAAGAACAAAACAGGAGGCTGTCTTTCTTCGTCTAAAGCCGGTAAAGGATACATAGAGGATTTTTATCACCATTGCTTTTCCGGTGACACCAATCTCTTTGAACTTGCAGAATCGCTGGGAATCATTGGTGAACTCGAGTGGCTTTCTGGAAGCACAGGTTACTATGTGAACAATAAAATATATCCTCTTACAACTCCGTTGGAAATCCTCAAATACCCATACCTTTCTGTAAAAGACAAAATAAAACTTGGAATTCTCACTTTGCACTCAAAAAAATATGATGTAAACGGTCTTGATGACATCTCGGCAAAGGATTTCATAGTTGAAAAATGCGGCATAAGTGTATATGAATCCTTCTTTGAGCCACTGTTAAACAGCAAATTCGGCGATATCAGGGGATCTGTCTCAGCTGCATGGCTTATATCAAGAATTGCCATTAGGTCTGACAGAAAAATAAGCGGGGAAAAACTTGGATACTTCAGAAACGGTTATAATTCTCTTACCGAGAAACTGACTCAGAAACTTAAGGATTCCGGATGTATAATTGAAACAGGAAATGCGGCTGAAAAAATAATACATACTGATTCTGGATGGGAAGTAAACGGGACACACTATGATGCAGTGCTGTCCACAATAAATCCTTCATATCTTGAAGATATAGGCGGGCCAAAAATAGGTGACATCCCCTACCAGGGCGCTGCATGCATGACAATAGGTCTCAAAAGAGAAGTCACAGAAGGAATATACTGGCTTAATATGAAAGACAAAGCACCATATGGTGCAGTAATCGGCCATACAAACTTCGTCCCGCAGGAAAGATACAATGAGCATATAGTATATCTTGCCTCATACTTTACCGGAATACCACCAGAAGGTCTTGAAAAAGCGATGATCGACGATTTCAGCAGTCGCTTTAAAGTCAGAAGAGATGAAATAAACTGGTACAGACTCAACATTGACGAATCAGCAGGGCCGGTTTACGTAAAAGGCTATAAAAAACTGATTCCTGAATATGAAAAGGACGATCTTTTCCTTGCAGGAATGTTTTCTCTTCCTAACTACCCTGAAAGAAGCATGGAAGGATCAATTGTCGCTGGAAAACATGCCGCATCAGAAATTATAAGGAAATATAATCTATGA
- a CDS encoding DUF2298 domain-containing protein, producing the protein MTAVLQQIFSVILWIFILKFLQISLWPALKKAAGDFSYGISYPASILLFTLISWYCGLFHLPVYLSLVIFVALFIHYLHKKEYTKQEFLKNIRWDVVFFLLFIFMLEVRFLNPSISYAEKFMDHAFLASIMNNPVIPPADPWYSGGNLDVYYYLGHWIFGALGDITGIKSTIVFNFMLPTVFANAGVALYASGRLLLKKYDWLPLLTLFIVNPAFIYHIFLGEGIQTIMWESTRTIDGAITEYPIFSMLWGDPHAHVISLFNQAFFLFLLTYVYIKWNKLDNNEKWVMTALLSLSLGSMPLINTWDILVYAPVILLFGLLIFLKERKENPDKEWIKAVPLRILVAAPAMAVLIYLPYYLMMNASGIEGVGIVGSPTEPVAFLLVYGFFLAVLYLECLKDLREKPHILALFIPFLLLGYIGAGLCAVLAAALISRKNKSAQDIIAAIGMLIIIFTETVYLKDNMGEEYFRMNTVFKLSIIAWMMLGISSFVYIGKFLGNKYPGEIHPLSGRKKCAAAVMIVALFMVPVILPDLNYGYGGKTLDGSDWLKNSYPYDYDAIQFLEGLGGNISIVEAENGDYTYYSRISSMTGYNTIIGMPFHEQMWRGDSGLVGDRMSDVRQIYENTDKCLKLMEKYGMDYIYVGTPEKERYGINLPCEDLEEVYKNDNVTIYSIKKS; encoded by the coding sequence TTGACGGCAGTTCTGCAGCAGATATTCTCAGTGATTCTCTGGATCTTTATCCTGAAATTTCTCCAGATTTCCCTGTGGCCGGCTTTAAAAAAAGCTGCCGGAGACTTTTCATACGGCATATCTTATCCTGCATCAATTCTTTTATTCACGCTGATATCATGGTACTGCGGTCTCTTTCACCTCCCGGTATACCTGTCGCTTGTAATTTTCGTGGCTCTTTTTATTCATTACCTGCACAAAAAAGAGTACACAAAGCAGGAATTTTTAAAAAACATCAGGTGGGATGTTGTCTTCTTCCTGCTGTTTATTTTTATGCTTGAAGTTAGGTTCCTCAACCCGTCGATATCATATGCCGAGAAGTTCATGGACCATGCATTTCTTGCATCGATTATGAACAACCCTGTTATTCCTCCTGCAGACCCGTGGTACTCCGGGGGAAATCTTGATGTATACTATTATCTCGGACACTGGATATTCGGGGCTCTCGGAGACATTACTGGTATCAAATCAACAATTGTCTTCAATTTCATGCTTCCTACAGTCTTTGCGAATGCAGGAGTTGCACTATATGCATCCGGCAGGCTTCTCCTGAAAAAATATGACTGGCTGCCTCTTCTGACTCTTTTCATAGTAAACCCGGCATTTATTTATCACATCTTTCTTGGAGAAGGCATCCAGACTATAATGTGGGAAAGCACAAGGACTATTGACGGTGCAATAACCGAATACCCTATATTTTCAATGCTGTGGGGTGATCCGCACGCACATGTAATATCACTTTTTAACCAGGCGTTTTTCCTATTTCTGCTGACATATGTCTATATAAAATGGAACAAGCTTGATAATAACGAAAAGTGGGTTATGACTGCGCTTCTTTCGTTAAGCCTCGGATCAATGCCTCTCATAAACACATGGGATATTCTGGTGTACGCTCCGGTTATCCTTCTGTTCGGGTTACTGATATTCCTGAAAGAAAGAAAAGAAAACCCTGATAAGGAATGGATTAAAGCAGTTCCTCTCAGAATTCTTGTTGCGGCCCCGGCAATGGCAGTCCTGATATACCTCCCGTATTACCTAATGATGAATGCATCTGGAATAGAAGGAGTAGGGATTGTCGGTTCTCCTACAGAACCTGTGGCTTTTCTGCTCGTATACGGATTTTTCCTCGCGGTACTCTACCTGGAATGCCTAAAAGACCTTCGTGAAAAGCCCCATATTCTGGCGTTGTTTATTCCGTTTCTTCTTTTGGGATACATCGGCGCCGGGCTCTGCGCAGTTTTGGCTGCGGCACTGATTTCAAGAAAAAACAAGTCTGCGCAGGATATAATTGCGGCAATCGGTATGCTGATAATAATTTTTACCGAGACTGTCTACCTGAAAGATAATATGGGTGAGGAATACTTCCGGATGAACACTGTATTCAAGCTCTCCATTATAGCATGGATGATGCTCGGAATATCATCATTCGTGTATATAGGCAAATTCCTCGGGAATAAATACCCTGGCGAAATCCATCCTTTAAGCGGCAGAAAAAAATGCGCTGCCGCCGTAATGATTGTCGCGCTTTTTATGGTGCCTGTAATACTTCCGGATTTAAACTACGGCTACGGCGGAAAGACTCTGGACGGTTCAGACTGGCTGAAAAACTCTTATCCGTATGATTATGACGCCATACAGTTTTTGGAAGGACTTGGAGGAAATATATCAATAGTTGAGGCAGAAAACGGTGATTATACCTATTATTCAAGAATCTCGTCAATGACTGGTTACAACACGATTATAGGTATGCCGTTTCACGAGCAGATGTGGCGCGGGGATTCGGGCCTTGTCGGGGACAGGATGAGCGATGTCAGGCAAATTTATGAAAACACGGACAAATGCCTGAAACTTATGGAAAAATACGGCATGGACTATATATACGTAGGTACACCGGAAAAGGAAAGATATGGCATAAACCTTCCCTGCGAAGACCTCGAAGAAGTCTACAAAAACGACAATGTCACAATATATTCAATAAAAAAGTCATAA
- a CDS encoding 50S ribosomal protein L24e, with protein sequence MVDTYVCSFCGEQIKPGTGKMYVKKDGSIFYFCSSKCESNYRLGRVPRRVPWTSAGRKALNKE encoded by the coding sequence ATGGTGGATACATACGTATGTTCGTTCTGCGGAGAACAGATAAAACCCGGGACAGGCAAGATGTACGTTAAGAAAGACGGGTCTATCTTTTATTTCTGCAGCTCAAAATGCGAAAGCAATTACCGGCTCGGCAGAGTCCCGAGGCGCGTACCCTGGACAAGTGCCGGACGCAAGGCTCTTAACAAGGAGTGA
- a CDS encoding 30S ribosomal protein S28e: MADATPAEVIEIIGPTGMHGEAFQVKCRILDGSNKGRIITRNTVGPIREGDVLMLIETEREAKKLSRR; this comes from the coding sequence ATGGCAGATGCAACGCCGGCTGAAGTTATCGAGATTATTGGCCCGACAGGAATGCATGGAGAGGCTTTCCAGGTCAAATGCCGTATTCTGGATGGTTCAAACAAAGGAAGGATCATAACCCGCAATACCGTGGGTCCAATCCGCGAGGGCGATGTCCTTATGCTTATCGAGACAGAACGTGAAGCTAAGAAATTGTCGAGGCGCTGA
- the gltA gene encoding NADPH-dependent glutamate synthase, translating into MSKREAEERVNDFSEVDEGLSEVNAVLEASRCMECVRPSCVKGCPVNIDIPEFVAAIAAHDFRKASEIIKSENMLPAICGRVCPQENQCEGKCVLGNKEKPVRIGALERFAADWERKNGIVTPDKKKPTGKKVAVVGSGPAGITAAAELARQGHSVTIFESLHAPGGVLTYGIPSFRLPKDIVKTEIDQVLSLGAELKLNYIVGRSVTTDELLSFDAVFLGTGAGLPSFMGIEGENLNGVYSANEFLTRVNLMHADRFPEYDTPLIKGKKVAVVGGGNVAMDSARVAKRMGAEVYLIYRRREEDMPARKDEVANAVEEGIKFYCCANPVKILGEKFVTGVECVKINLIDSDESGRPRPVPAEGNDATFTLEADVVIEAIGQSPNPLLVSLMKDLKRGKKGNVIADECGRTSIPGVFAGGDIATGAATVIEAMGSAKRAAAAINKYLEQQ; encoded by the coding sequence ATGAGCAAAAGAGAGGCTGAAGAAAGAGTCAACGACTTCAGCGAAGTCGACGAGGGTCTTTCCGAAGTTAATGCGGTTCTGGAAGCCTCAAGGTGCATGGAATGTGTACGCCCTTCATGTGTTAAGGGCTGCCCGGTAAACATTGATATCCCGGAATTTGTCGCCGCAATTGCAGCACATGATTTCAGAAAGGCTTCAGAGATAATAAAATCAGAGAATATGCTTCCGGCAATATGCGGACGTGTATGCCCGCAGGAAAACCAGTGCGAGGGGAAATGTGTCCTTGGCAACAAAGAGAAACCTGTCAGGATAGGCGCCCTTGAAAGGTTTGCCGCAGACTGGGAACGCAAAAACGGAATTGTAACACCTGATAAGAAAAAACCGACAGGAAAAAAGGTTGCAGTGGTAGGATCGGGCCCTGCAGGAATTACAGCGGCAGCGGAGCTTGCACGCCAGGGCCACAGTGTCACGATATTTGAATCGCTTCATGCTCCCGGCGGAGTTCTTACATACGGAATTCCGTCATTCCGCCTTCCGAAAGATATTGTAAAGACCGAAATCGATCAGGTGCTCTCACTCGGCGCTGAACTTAAGCTGAACTACATAGTCGGAAGAAGTGTAACAACAGATGAACTTCTCTCATTCGATGCAGTGTTTCTCGGGACAGGTGCAGGACTGCCTTCTTTCATGGGAATAGAGGGAGAGAACCTGAACGGAGTCTATTCAGCAAATGAATTCCTCACCCGTGTAAACCTCATGCACGCCGACAGGTTCCCGGAATACGACACGCCGTTAATCAAAGGGAAAAAGGTTGCAGTGGTCGGCGGCGGCAACGTCGCAATGGACTCGGCACGCGTTGCAAAAAGAATGGGTGCCGAGGTTTACCTTATATACAGGCGCCGCGAGGAGGACATGCCTGCAAGAAAGGATGAAGTTGCAAATGCTGTTGAAGAAGGGATTAAGTTCTACTGCTGTGCAAACCCTGTGAAAATTCTTGGAGAAAAATTTGTTACAGGTGTTGAATGTGTAAAGATAAATCTTATAGATTCAGATGAAAGCGGCAGACCGCGTCCTGTTCCCGCTGAAGGAAATGATGCCACATTTACTCTTGAGGCAGACGTGGTTATTGAGGCAATCGGCCAGAGCCCAAACCCTCTCCTTGTATCACTTATGAAAGACCTTAAGAGGGGAAAGAAAGGAAACGTCATTGCCGATGAATGCGGAAGAACTTCCATCCCCGGTGTTTTCGCTGGCGGAGATATAGCAACCGGTGCTGCAACCGTAATAGAAGCGATGGGCAGTGCCAAAAGAGCAGCAGCAGCAATAAACAAATATCTGGAACAGCAATAA
- a CDS encoding dolichyl-phosphate beta-glucosyltransferase has translation MKKNEISAVIPVYNDKKSLESAIPVSLATLEKITDSFEIIIAEDNSSDGSRELVEEWGKKDPRVKLLHSDERQGRGNALNKAFTYAGGDIVCYYDVDLATDMNHLKKLIESIKEGADISTGSRLLPDSDIVRTKNREIASRGYNKLVRIILKSKIHDHQCGFKAFRKESLMNLIPSVSAGHWFWDTEILIRGQRAGYKIYEFPVHWKTGEGTTVRFSDIFSMGSDILKLWWQLR, from the coding sequence ATGAAAAAAAACGAGATCAGCGCAGTTATACCAGTATATAACGATAAAAAATCACTGGAGTCTGCGATCCCGGTATCTCTTGCCACCCTTGAAAAAATAACCGATTCTTTTGAGATTATAATTGCCGAGGACAACAGTAGTGACGGCAGCAGGGAACTTGTCGAAGAATGGGGAAAAAAAGACCCACGTGTAAAACTTCTTCACAGTGATGAAAGGCAGGGCAGAGGAAATGCCCTGAACAAGGCTTTTACGTATGCCGGGGGAGATATAGTCTGCTATTATGACGTGGACCTCGCCACAGATATGAATCACCTGAAAAAGCTTATAGAGTCCATAAAGGAAGGTGCCGACATTTCCACAGGGTCACGTCTTCTTCCCGACAGCGATATAGTAAGGACAAAAAACAGGGAGATTGCAAGCAGGGGATACAATAAACTGGTAAGAATAATCCTGAAAAGCAAAATTCATGACCACCAGTGTGGGTTTAAGGCATTCAGAAAAGAAAGTCTCATGAATCTTATACCTTCTGTTTCTGCCGGGCACTGGTTCTGGGATACTGAAATTCTTATAAGAGGTCAGCGTGCCGGCTATAAAATATACGAATTTCCGGTACACTGGAAAACCGGAGAGGGGACAACAGTCAGGTTCAGTGATATATTTTCCATGGGATCAGATATCCTGAAATTGTGGTGGCAGCTCAGATGA
- the rpl7ae gene encoding 50S ribosomal protein L7Ae: MSKVYAKFEVPDEIQNKALEVLELARDTGKIKKGSNEATKAVERGTAQLVLIGGDVEPEEIVMHLPALCDEKQCPYVIINQQNDVGAASGLEVGSAAAAVVKSGKAKELLDEVIGQIAELRK, translated from the coding sequence ATGTCAAAAGTATATGCAAAATTTGAGGTTCCGGACGAAATCCAGAACAAAGCTCTTGAAGTCCTGGAACTTGCAAGAGACACAGGAAAGATTAAGAAAGGATCAAACGAAGCAACAAAGGCTGTTGAGAGAGGAACCGCACAGCTTGTTTTAATCGGCGGAGACGTTGAGCCAGAGGAGATTGTAATGCACCTCCCGGCACTTTGCGACGAGAAGCAGTGCCCGTATGTTATAATCAACCAGCAGAACGATGTTGGTGCAGCAAGCGGCCTGGAAGTAGGGTCAGCAGCAGCTGCAGTCGTAAAGTCAGGTAAAGCAAAGGAACTCCTTGACGAAGTAATCGGTCAGATCGCCGAACTCAGAAAGTGA
- a CDS encoding tubulin/FtsZ family protein, translating to MRVFFIGFGQAGGKIVDMFMEQDKRAPVRSFRGIAVNTARTDLMGLRNIELRDRILIGQTVVKGHGVGTDNVTGAKITADEIDSIINTIDTRGTHDIDAFVVCAGLGGGTGSGGSPVLCRHLKRIYREPVYALGILPAPEEGRLYSYNAARSLSTLVNEADNTFIFDNSAWKNEGESVRSAYERLNDEIVRRFGVLFRAGEVGRTGVGEMVVDSSEIINTLRGGGVSSVGYAISEKVTKSVKQKRGFLGGLSVKKKDSAEEVLTGEDKSAKVIGLVRRAMLGRLTLPCDYTTAERALVLIAGPPDEMDRKGVEKSKSWVEENIAGVEVRGGDYPTESSKIAAVVVLATIGDAPRIRELLEIAKETKDDVIKSKERRVTMFDDEEIDPLFE from the coding sequence ATGAGAGTCTTTTTCATTGGATTTGGCCAGGCCGGGGGCAAAATAGTAGATATGTTCATGGAACAGGATAAGAGAGCCCCGGTCCGAAGCTTTAGAGGAATTGCAGTGAATACTGCAAGAACCGATCTTATGGGTCTTAGAAATATAGAATTGCGTGATCGCATTCTTATTGGCCAGACTGTTGTTAAAGGTCATGGTGTAGGTACAGACAATGTAACCGGAGCCAAAATCACGGCAGATGAGATTGACAGCATCATCAATACGATTGATACAAGAGGAACTCATGATATTGATGCTTTTGTAGTTTGCGCCGGTCTTGGAGGTGGAACAGGTTCCGGAGGATCACCGGTTCTGTGCCGTCATCTTAAGCGTATCTACCGTGAACCTGTGTACGCATTGGGTATACTGCCTGCTCCTGAAGAGGGCAGACTTTATTCATATAATGCTGCAAGAAGTCTTTCAACCCTTGTAAATGAGGCGGATAATACATTTATTTTTGATAACAGTGCTTGGAAAAATGAGGGAGAAAGCGTAAGGTCCGCATATGAACGCCTTAATGATGAAATAGTCCGGCGTTTCGGTGTTCTTTTCCGCGCAGGTGAAGTCGGAAGAACAGGTGTCGGAGAAATGGTTGTGGATTCCAGTGAGATTATCAATACCCTGCGCGGCGGCGGTGTGAGCTCGGTAGGATATGCAATCAGCGAAAAAGTCACTAAGAGCGTTAAGCAGAAGAGAGGATTCCTGGGGGGTCTTTCTGTAAAAAAGAAGGATTCTGCAGAAGAAGTTCTGACTGGAGAGGATAAATCTGCAAAGGTTATAGGTCTTGTCAGGCGTGCAATGCTTGGGCGTCTGACTCTGCCGTGTGATTATACAACTGCTGAGCGTGCACTGGTATTAATAGCAGGACCTCCTGATGAGATGGACAGAAAGGGTGTTGAAAAATCCAAATCATGGGTTGAAGAAAACATTGCCGGTGTTGAGGTAAGAGGTGGAGATTACCCGACAGAAAGTTCCAAAATAGCAGCGGTTGTAGTTCTTGCAACGATCGGGGATGCACCACGTATAAGGGAGCTTCTGGAGATTGCAAAAGAAACTAAAGATGATGTCATAAAATCCAAAGAACGTCGCGTAACAATGTTTGACGACGAAGAAATAGATCCGCTGTTTGAGTGA
- the ndk gene encoding nucleoside-diphosphate kinase: MDQTFLMIKPDGVQRGLIGEIVSRFEKKGLKLVAAKFEVLPEERVMQHYAEHKNKPFFPGLKSYIMSGPCFLMVWEGKNVVAITRSMIGATNPAEALPGTIRGDLGVEIGMNVIHGSDSNETAKREISIHFKDDEITSYERVDEKYIYE; this comes from the coding sequence ATGGATCAGACATTTCTGATGATTAAACCCGACGGTGTTCAGCGCGGACTTATAGGGGAAATTGTTTCACGCTTTGAAAAAAAGGGCCTGAAGCTTGTCGCTGCAAAATTTGAGGTTTTACCTGAAGAAAGAGTCATGCAGCACTATGCTGAGCACAAAAACAAACCTTTCTTCCCGGGGCTCAAGTCATACATTATGAGTGGCCCGTGCTTTTTGATGGTCTGGGAAGGAAAGAACGTTGTAGCAATCACGAGAAGCATGATTGGTGCAACAAACCCTGCCGAAGCTCTTCCCGGCACAATACGCGGAGACCTCGGTGTTGAAATAGGGATGAACGTGATACACGGTTCCGACTCAAACGAAACTGCAAAACGTGAAATATCCATCCATTTCAAAGACGATGAAATCACCTCCTATGAAAGAGTAGACGAGAAGTATATCTACGAGTAA
- a CDS encoding lysylphosphatidylglycerol synthase transmembrane domain-containing protein translates to MNFKKAGAIIIPTLIAAGILAYMLWRVWDDLIVALQTAVLSYLIAAVFICVAAWFLRGLRYQYILKKLEVSINLWKSTACIYISQTANLVIPARLGDLVRLVILKHEADATYSKGLSSLVVERFFDIIVVALLGAAAMPFVLNVPGWFSTVIAVSLIFCLLFMILIGLFGNIKSENKYLKVLFNLISEIKQASLNISAIFILGISSVVIWLFDCVICMVIAMMFNVDIPFIVIVLAIVIGNLVKAVPVTPGGVGTYELAVALTLEISGTTAAVATLIAVIDHLLKNLVTLAGGVISMYLFGDWAVDLMKRAFSKGIDKGEMI, encoded by the coding sequence ATGAATTTCAAAAAAGCCGGAGCAATTATTATCCCGACATTAATTGCCGCCGGAATTCTTGCCTATATGCTGTGGCGCGTTTGGGACGATCTTATTGTTGCACTGCAGACGGCTGTACTCTCATATCTTATTGCCGCTGTTTTTATCTGCGTGGCGGCATGGTTTTTGAGAGGTCTGAGATACCAGTATATCCTTAAAAAACTTGAGGTCTCAATAAATCTATGGAAGTCCACGGCATGTATATACATTTCGCAGACTGCAAACCTTGTAATTCCCGCAAGGCTGGGAGATCTCGTCCGCCTTGTTATTTTAAAGCACGAAGCAGATGCCACTTACTCTAAAGGGCTGTCCTCGCTTGTTGTTGAAAGATTTTTTGATATTATTGTCGTAGCATTACTCGGTGCAGCTGCAATGCCTTTTGTACTCAACGTCCCCGGGTGGTTTTCAACTGTTATAGCAGTATCATTGATATTCTGCCTCTTGTTTATGATTCTCATAGGGCTTTTTGGGAATATCAAATCAGAGAACAAATACCTTAAGGTTCTTTTTAACCTTATTTCCGAGATCAAGCAGGCCTCACTGAACATTTCAGCCATATTTATTCTTGGGATTTCATCAGTTGTCATATGGCTTTTTGACTGCGTCATCTGCATGGTAATTGCAATGATGTTTAACGTGGATATCCCGTTCATCGTGATTGTCCTTGCAATCGTTATAGGAAATCTTGTAAAGGCAGTTCCTGTTACGCCAGGAGGTGTCGGCACATACGAACTTGCAGTTGCCCTGACACTTGAGATATCAGGAACAACAGCCGCAGTTGCAACTCTTATTGCAGTTATAGACCACCTCCTGAAAAATCTTGTAACCCTTGCAGGCGGTGTAATATCCATGTACCTGTTTGGAGACTGGGCTGTAGACCTTATGAAACGTGCTTTCTCAAAAGGAATTGACAAAGGAGAAATGATTTGA